The Oreochromis niloticus isolate F11D_XX linkage group LG2, O_niloticus_UMD_NMBU, whole genome shotgun sequence genome includes a region encoding these proteins:
- the LOC106098094 gene encoding signal-regulatory protein beta-2 isoform X1: protein MIMVWITLIFLHRGYSLVPVKTVQLGEPVTLTCALPKGLQSGEVHWYKQNHGDTLKLIMTSFKSTPPEYGPAFSNSRFKVDKDNNFSNVTILKTVQEDEGIYHCGLTEWIRTNWSGTYLFVKGNTQRTSSYTVVQRPIISDPLRLGDFVTLECSVLSESDNKICSGELNVLWFKAGSHTSHPNIIYTDINKQNKCEKRSDTQKRCIYHFSKNVSSSDAGTYYCAVATCGEILFGNGTKLDSHGDYTWSQSARTVIFLLCALLAICLIVIAVLICTSKKNSGDNCEVAVLQETFSDQRRQQNKDTWMFSAAVFTLMKAERGALKDGKMSKRERLYMACKALGLD, encoded by the exons ATGATCATGGTATGGATTACACTGATTTTTCTTCATCGTGGAT ATTCTTTGGTTCCAGTGAAAACAGTTCAACTTGGTGAACCAGTGACCTTAACATGTGCTTTACCCAAAGGGCTGCAGAGTGGAGAAGTCCACTGGTACAAGCAGAATCATGGGGATACCCTAAAGTTAATTATGACATCGTTTAAATCTACACCTCCAGAGTATGGTCCTGCATTTTCTAATTCAAGATTTAAGGTAGATAAAGATAACAATTTCAGCAATGTGACCATTTTGAAGACAGTCCAAGAGGACGAGGGAATCTATCACTGTGGGCTCACAGAGTGGATTAGGACTAACTGGAGTGGCACATATTTGTTTGTAAAAG GAAACACTCAGAGGACATCAAGCTATACTGTTGTTCAGCGGCCAATAATATCAGATCCACTCCGTCTAGGAGACTTTGTGACACTCGAGTGTTCAGTCCTCTCTGAATCTGACAACAAGATATGTTCTGGAGAGCTTAATGTTCTTTGGTTTAAAGCTGGATCACATACATCTCATCCCAACATCATCTACACTgatataaataaacagaataaatgTGAGAAAAGATCTGACACTCAGAAAAGATGCATTTATCACTTCTCTAAGAACGTCAGCTCCTCTGATGCTGGGACTTACTACTGTGCTGTGGCCACATGTGGGGAGAtattatttggaaatggaacTAAACTGGATAGTCATG GAGACTACACATGGTCACAGAGCGCCAGAACAGTTATTTTTCTACTGTGTGCTTTATTGGCGATATGTCTGATTGTTATAGCTGTCCTTATTTGCacatcaaagaaaaacagcggggataACTGTGAAG TTGCTGTTTTGCAGGAAACCTTTAGTGATCAGAGAAGACAACAG AATAAGGACACATGgatgttttctgctgctgtctttACCCTGATGAAAGCTGAGAGAGGTGCATTAAAGGATGGAAAAATGTCGAAAAGGGAGCGACTCTACATGGCTTGCAAGGCTTTGGGGCTGGATTAG
- the LOC100701177 gene encoding uncharacterized protein LOC100701177 gives MSLKLTVFILFFTPALILTADLLPPISLTAVEPGDNVTLVCNVSEMGIKNFYWHKQPLGHLVQTVAKVIRGQSTISEEFKDSRFTVIKKASQYFLTIRNVSKEDEAAYFCQTGTDYSPMFSGGTFLFVNDHSDQKCVYVKQSPQRASVLLGHSVTLNCSLLSENKETAVQCPDEHTVYWLRAGPEGFDLNIINTHRNSRIEDVKRSCVYKLSKTIQNSSDAGTYYCAVFTCGKILFGKGTQVETPHKPGPELEPVVLVLGVLLACCVSVIAILIFYIKQRSTTKERCRGEMHASSHFGHDVSNVDQAKILPMTYSSVDFSATSVKRGKKRRESLQDYVYTAVKDHQQHSV, from the exons ATGAGCTTAAAACTGActgttttcattctgttttttacacCAG CCCTGATTCTGACTGCTGACCTTCTTCCACCGATTTCTTTGACTGCTGTTGAACCTGGTGACAATGTTACTTTAGTGTGTAATGTCTCTGAGATGGGAATTAAAAATTTCTACTGGCATAAACAGCCTCTTGGACATTTGGTCCAAACTGTTGCCAAAGTCATCCGTGGCCAAAGCACTATTTCTGAGGAATTCAAAGATTCACGTTTCACAGTTATAAAAAAGGCATCTCAGTATTTTCTAACTATCAGAAATGTCAGTAAAGAGGATGAAGCAGCGTATTTCTGTCAGACTGGAACAGATTACTCTCCTATGTTCAGTGGAGGAACATTCTTGTTTGTGAatg ATCACAGTGACCAGAAATGTGTCTATGTGAAACAAAGTCCACAGAGGGCATCAGTTCTTCTGGGACACTCAGTGACACTAAATTGTTCACTTCTCTCGGAGAACAAAGAAACTGCTGTCCAGTGTCCAGATGAACACACAGTGTATTGGTTGAGAGCTGGACCAGAAGGATTTGATTTAAACATCATTAACACTCACAGGAACAGCAGAATTGAAGATGTGAAGAGAAGTTGTGTCTACAAGCTGTCCAAAACTATACAGAACTCCTCTGATGCTGGGACTTACTATTGTGCTGTGTTCACATGTGGAAAGATTCTGTTTGGTAAAGGAACTCAAGTGGAGACAC CCCACAAACCAGGACCTGAATTAGAACCTGTTGTCCTTGTTCTTGGAGTACTGCTGgcctgctgtgtttctgtgATTGCCATTCTTATTTTCTACATAAAACAAAGGAGCACAACAAAGGAGCGCTGCAGAG GGGAAATGCATGCCTCCAGTCATTTTGGACATGATGTGTCAAATGTGGATCAAGCAAAGATTTTG CCTATGACCTATTCATCTGTGGATTTCTCTGCAACAAGTGTAAAAAGAgggaagaagaggagagagTCACTGCAAGACTATGTGTACACTGCTGTTAAAGACCACCAGCAACACTCTGTATAA
- the LOC100700898 gene encoding uncharacterized protein LOC100700898 isoform X1, which translates to MMVLFYLLLTARMGGCSNDHNFVTKTVDVGQNVTLSCIRQRTLLHRETLFWIRLVSGNQFEFLGGTFTFDYDDVNNTSHITVKQEPGTFIMQISKTKLSDTGLYYCIKVRQLAMTFLEGTFLTIKGPEPDVIQVRSSDRIHSGDQETLQCSVLSKYEKKTCLENPSVYWFRAGSDKSHSIYVHGNSGDECERSPEAPSQRKCVYSFSRNVSSSDPGLYYCAVAICGQIIFGNESKLDIKAANMWDLQTANTALFMLCAALVTSLIVIGSLIYTIKEKTCDCWNEAGRSSSGQQRSWQRAEDSVTYSVAVFTMWKAEQRHDRKAAD; encoded by the exons ATGATGGTCCTATTTTATTTACTGCTGACAGCCAGAATGGGGG gttGCTCAAATGATCACAATTTTGTGACAAAGACTGTTGATGTTGGACAAAATGTGACACTTTCGTGTATTCGCCAGCGCACACTTTTGCACCGGGAAACATTATTTTGGATCAGACTTGTTTCTGGAAACCAGTTTGAATTCTTGGGAGGAACATTCACCTTTGATTATGACGATGTTAACAATACGTCTCATATTACAGTAAAACAAGAACCTGGAACCTTTATTATGCAAATCAGTAAAACTAAACTAAGTGATACTGGTTTATACTACTGCATAAAAGTCAGACAGCTTGCTATGACCTTTTTGGAGGGAACATTTCTGACCatcaaag GTCCAGAACCTGATGTCATACAAGTGCGATCTTCTGATCGTATTCATTCAGGAGACCAAGAGACTCTGCAGTGTTCAGTCCTCTCTAAGTATGAGAAGAAAACTTGTCTGGAAAATCCCAGTGTGTACTGGTTCAGAGCTGGATCAGACAAATCCCATTCCATTTATGTTCATGGAAACAGTGGTGATGAATGTGAGAGGAGTCCTGAAGCTCCCTCACAACGTAAATGTGTCTACAGCTTCTCAAGGAATGTCAGCTCCTCTGATCCTGGGCTTTACTACTGTGCTGTGGCCATATGTGGACAGATCATTTTTGGAAATGAATCAAAACTGGACATTAAAG cAGCCAACATGTGGGACTTGCAGACGGCCAACACAGCTCTCTTTATGTTATGTGCTGCTTTGGTTACAAGTCTGATAGTTATAGGATCCCTCATTTATACTATCAAGGAGAAAACTTGTGATTGTTGGAATG AAGCTGGAAGATCCAGTAGTGGTCAACAGAGAAGTTGGCAG AGAGCTGAGGACTCGGTGACTTATTCTGTGGCAGTCTTCACCATGTGGAAAGCTGAGCAAAGGCATGACAGAAAGGCAGCAGACTGA
- the LOC102078277 gene encoding immunoglobulin superfamily member 3-like, producing MIMVWITLSFLHRGYSLVPVKTVQLGEAATLTCALPIKEFGSTTVHWYKQSPGDGLKLIVTLSKSAPPEYSPEFSRKRFNVENANNVCNLTILKTVQEDEGIYHCGIAEWLYPIQWSETYLSVKGNTQMRSNYTVVQWPTVLDPLQPGESLTLQCSIISVFGKATCPEDLSVFWFRAGSNKSHPNVIYTDGNTHDECEKRSETQKRCVYRFSKNISSSDAGTYYCAVDTCGEILFGNGTKLDIHGDCTWSQGARTVILLLCAVLTICLIVIAVLICMSKKNSRDNCEGAVPQKRFSAQKNQQNKDTWLFSAAVFTMMKANRGALKGAKAVKMQKINMTCKTLGLDH from the exons ATGATCATGGTATGGATTACACTGAGTTTTCTTCATCGAGGGT attCTCTGGTCCCAGTAAAAACCGTTCAGCTTGGTGAAGCAGCAACATTAACATGTGCTTTACCCATTAAAGAATTCGGCAGTACAACAGTCCACTGGTACAAGCAGAGTCCTGGAGATGGTCTTAAATTAATTGTGACATTGTCAAAATCAGCACCACCTGAATATAGTCCTGAATTTTCTAGAAAGAGATTTAATGTGGAAAATGCTAATAATGTTTGCAATCTGACCATTCTGAAGACAGTCCAAGAGGATGAGGGAATCTATCACTGTGGAATAGCTGAGTGGTTGTATCCCATTCAGTGGAGTGAGACGTATTTGTCAGTAAAAG GAAATACTCAGATGAGATCAAACTATACTGTTGTTCAGTGGCCTACAGTATTAGACCCACTCCAACCAGGAGAATCATTGACTCTACAATGTTCAATCATCTCTGTCTTTGGCAAGGCAACATGTCCAGAAGATCTTAGTGTCTTTTGGTTCAGAGCCGGATCAAATAAATCTCATCCAAACGTCATCTATACTGATGGAAATACACATGATGAATGTGAGAAACGATCTGAGACTCAGAAGAGATGTGTTTATCGCTTCTCTAAGAACATCAGCTCCTCTGATGCTGGGACTTACTACTGTGCTGTGGACACATGTGGGGAGAtattatttggaaatggaacTAAACTGGATATTCACG GAGACTGTACGTGGTCACAGGGTGCCAGAACAGTTATTCTTCTGCTGTGTGCTGTCTTGACTATATGTCTGATTGTTATAGCTGTCCTAATTTGCAtgtcaaagaaaaacagcagggaCAATTGTGAAG GTGCTGTTCCACAGAAAAGATTCAGCGCTCAGAAAAATCAACAG AATAAGGACACGTGgttgttttctgctgctgtctttACCATGATGAAAGCTAACAGAGGTGCATTAAAAGGTGCAAAAGCAGTGAAGATGCAGAAGATCAACATGACTTGCAAGACTTTAGGGCTGGATCACTGA
- the LOC100700898 gene encoding uncharacterized protein LOC100700898 isoform X2 — protein sequence MMVLFYLLLTARMGGCSNDHNFVTKTVDVGQNVTLSCIRQRTLLHRETLFWIRLVSGNQFEFLGGTFTFDYDDVNNTSHITVKQEPGTFIMQISKTKLSDTGLYYCIKVRQLAMTFLEGTFLTIKGPEPDVIQVRSSDRIHSGDQETLQCSVLSKYEKKTCLENPSVYWFRAGSDKSHSIYVHGNSGDECERSPEAPSQRKCVYSFSRNVSSSDPGLYYCAVAICGQIIFGNESKLDIKANMWDLQTANTALFMLCAALVTSLIVIGSLIYTIKEKTCDCWNEAGRSSSGQQRSWQRAEDSVTYSVAVFTMWKAEQRHDRKAAD from the exons ATGATGGTCCTATTTTATTTACTGCTGACAGCCAGAATGGGGG gttGCTCAAATGATCACAATTTTGTGACAAAGACTGTTGATGTTGGACAAAATGTGACACTTTCGTGTATTCGCCAGCGCACACTTTTGCACCGGGAAACATTATTTTGGATCAGACTTGTTTCTGGAAACCAGTTTGAATTCTTGGGAGGAACATTCACCTTTGATTATGACGATGTTAACAATACGTCTCATATTACAGTAAAACAAGAACCTGGAACCTTTATTATGCAAATCAGTAAAACTAAACTAAGTGATACTGGTTTATACTACTGCATAAAAGTCAGACAGCTTGCTATGACCTTTTTGGAGGGAACATTTCTGACCatcaaag GTCCAGAACCTGATGTCATACAAGTGCGATCTTCTGATCGTATTCATTCAGGAGACCAAGAGACTCTGCAGTGTTCAGTCCTCTCTAAGTATGAGAAGAAAACTTGTCTGGAAAATCCCAGTGTGTACTGGTTCAGAGCTGGATCAGACAAATCCCATTCCATTTATGTTCATGGAAACAGTGGTGATGAATGTGAGAGGAGTCCTGAAGCTCCCTCACAACGTAAATGTGTCTACAGCTTCTCAAGGAATGTCAGCTCCTCTGATCCTGGGCTTTACTACTGTGCTGTGGCCATATGTGGACAGATCATTTTTGGAAATGAATCAAAACTGGACATTAAAG CCAACATGTGGGACTTGCAGACGGCCAACACAGCTCTCTTTATGTTATGTGCTGCTTTGGTTACAAGTCTGATAGTTATAGGATCCCTCATTTATACTATCAAGGAGAAAACTTGTGATTGTTGGAATG AAGCTGGAAGATCCAGTAGTGGTCAACAGAGAAGTTGGCAG AGAGCTGAGGACTCGGTGACTTATTCTGTGGCAGTCTTCACCATGTGGAAAGCTGAGCAAAGGCATGACAGAAAGGCAGCAGACTGA
- the LOC100700898 gene encoding signal-regulatory protein beta-2-like isoform X3 produces the protein MMVLFYLLLTARMGGCSNDHNFVTKTVDVGQNVTLSCIRQRTLLHRETLFWIRLVSGNQFEFLGGTFTFDYDDVNNTSHITVKQEPGTFIMQISKTKLSDTGLYYCIKVRQLAMTFLEGTFLTIKGPEPDVIQVRSSDRIHSGDQETLQCSVLSKYEKKTCLENPSVYWFRAGSDKSHSIYVHGNSGDECERSPEAPSQRKCVYSFSRNVSSSDPGLYYCAVAICGQIIFGNESKLDIKEAGRSSSGQQRSWQRAEDSVTYSVAVFTMWKAEQRHDRKAAD, from the exons ATGATGGTCCTATTTTATTTACTGCTGACAGCCAGAATGGGGG gttGCTCAAATGATCACAATTTTGTGACAAAGACTGTTGATGTTGGACAAAATGTGACACTTTCGTGTATTCGCCAGCGCACACTTTTGCACCGGGAAACATTATTTTGGATCAGACTTGTTTCTGGAAACCAGTTTGAATTCTTGGGAGGAACATTCACCTTTGATTATGACGATGTTAACAATACGTCTCATATTACAGTAAAACAAGAACCTGGAACCTTTATTATGCAAATCAGTAAAACTAAACTAAGTGATACTGGTTTATACTACTGCATAAAAGTCAGACAGCTTGCTATGACCTTTTTGGAGGGAACATTTCTGACCatcaaag GTCCAGAACCTGATGTCATACAAGTGCGATCTTCTGATCGTATTCATTCAGGAGACCAAGAGACTCTGCAGTGTTCAGTCCTCTCTAAGTATGAGAAGAAAACTTGTCTGGAAAATCCCAGTGTGTACTGGTTCAGAGCTGGATCAGACAAATCCCATTCCATTTATGTTCATGGAAACAGTGGTGATGAATGTGAGAGGAGTCCTGAAGCTCCCTCACAACGTAAATGTGTCTACAGCTTCTCAAGGAATGTCAGCTCCTCTGATCCTGGGCTTTACTACTGTGCTGTGGCCATATGTGGACAGATCATTTTTGGAAATGAATCAAAACTGGACATTAAAG AAGCTGGAAGATCCAGTAGTGGTCAACAGAGAAGTTGGCAG AGAGCTGAGGACTCGGTGACTTATTCTGTGGCAGTCTTCACCATGTGGAAAGCTGAGCAAAGGCATGACAGAAAGGCAGCAGACTGA
- the LOC106098094 gene encoding signal-regulatory protein beta-2 isoform X3: MIMVWITLIFLHRGYSLVPVKTVQLGEPVTLTCALPKGLQSGEVHWYKQNHGDTLKLIMTSFKSTPPEYGPAFSNSRFKVDKDNNFSNVTILKTVQEDEGIYHCGLTEWIRTNWSGTYLFVKGNTQRTSSYTVVQRPIISDPLRLGDFVTLECSVLSESDNKICSGELNVLWFKAGSHTSHPNIIYTDINKQNKCEKRSDTQKRCIYHFSKNVSSSDAGTYYCAVATCGEILFGNGTKLDSHGDYTWSQSARTVIFLLCALLAICLIVIAVLICTSKKNSGDNCEE; this comes from the exons ATGATCATGGTATGGATTACACTGATTTTTCTTCATCGTGGAT ATTCTTTGGTTCCAGTGAAAACAGTTCAACTTGGTGAACCAGTGACCTTAACATGTGCTTTACCCAAAGGGCTGCAGAGTGGAGAAGTCCACTGGTACAAGCAGAATCATGGGGATACCCTAAAGTTAATTATGACATCGTTTAAATCTACACCTCCAGAGTATGGTCCTGCATTTTCTAATTCAAGATTTAAGGTAGATAAAGATAACAATTTCAGCAATGTGACCATTTTGAAGACAGTCCAAGAGGACGAGGGAATCTATCACTGTGGGCTCACAGAGTGGATTAGGACTAACTGGAGTGGCACATATTTGTTTGTAAAAG GAAACACTCAGAGGACATCAAGCTATACTGTTGTTCAGCGGCCAATAATATCAGATCCACTCCGTCTAGGAGACTTTGTGACACTCGAGTGTTCAGTCCTCTCTGAATCTGACAACAAGATATGTTCTGGAGAGCTTAATGTTCTTTGGTTTAAAGCTGGATCACATACATCTCATCCCAACATCATCTACACTgatataaataaacagaataaatgTGAGAAAAGATCTGACACTCAGAAAAGATGCATTTATCACTTCTCTAAGAACGTCAGCTCCTCTGATGCTGGGACTTACTACTGTGCTGTGGCCACATGTGGGGAGAtattatttggaaatggaacTAAACTGGATAGTCATG GAGACTACACATGGTCACAGAGCGCCAGAACAGTTATTTTTCTACTGTGTGCTTTATTGGCGATATGTCTGATTGTTATAGCTGTCCTTATTTGCacatcaaagaaaaacagcggggataACTGTGAAG AATAA
- the LOC100696610 gene encoding uncharacterized protein LOC100696610, translating into MTKCRFNVLSSLTYRPKLLTGLSTSLQEEHNVKMIVFWIALNFLHHGYALVSQITVQVGEPATFICSLPHTEVLPRQVHWYKQSAGDTLKVIVTVRKSKPPEYAQDFPKSRWAINSNSSFSNLTILRTVREDEGMYHCGVSEWLADIIWTGMHLLIKGKNQSTSNSSVAQSSTVSSGTKPDIHGSSIWSHRSSAVIFMLCGVLAISLIVIAILIVAMKKDDTQYCKGVVPLRKNTGIQKTQQKAEDVWFYSAAVFAMMRTDRGATTDAAERERLYTAVKAFGLD; encoded by the exons GAAGTGCAGGTTTAATGTACTCAGCAGTCTGACCTATCGACCTAAGTTGCTGACTGGATTATCGACAAGTCTTCAAGAAGAACACAATGTGAAGATGATTGTGTTTTGGATTGCACTGAATTTTCTTCATCACGGAT ATGCACTGGTTTCACAAATCACTGTTCAAGTTGGAGAACCTGCAACCTTCATCTGTAGTCTACCTCACACAGAGGTCCTCCCTCGACAAGTCCACTGGTATAAACAGAGTGCCGGGGATACACTGAAAGTAATTGTGACTGTGCGGAAATCTAAACCACCTGAGTATGCACAAGATTTTCCTAAATCCAGATGGGCGATAAACAGCAACAGCAGTTTTAGTAACCTGACCATTTTGAGGACAGTTCGAGAGGATGAGGGAATGTATCACTGTGGAGTCTCCGAGTGGCTTGCAGACATTATATGGACTGGGATGCATTTATTAATAAAAG GAAAAAATCAGAGCACATCCAACTCTTCTGTTGCTCAGAGTTCAACAGTATCATCTGGAACTAAGCCAGACATTCATG GAAGCAGCATATGGTCACACAGATCCAGTGCAGTTATTTTTATGCTGTGTGGTGTCTTGGCTATAAGCCTGATTGTTATAGCTATCCTTATTGTTGCAATGAAGAAAGATGACACACAATATTGCAAAG GTGTTGTTCCCCTGCGAAAAAACACTGGTATCCAGAAAACTCAACAG aAAGCAGAGGATGTGTGGTTTTACTCTGCAGCGGTCTTTGCCATGATGAGAACTGACAGAGGTGCGACAACAGATGCAGCTGAGAGGGAGAGACTCTACACTGCTGTCAAGGCCTTTGGGTTGGATTAA
- the LOC106098094 gene encoding signal-regulatory protein beta-2 isoform X2 yields MIMVWITLIFLHRGYSLVPVKTVQLGEPVTLTCALPKGLQSGEVHWYKQNHGDTLKLIMTSFKSTPPEYGPAFSNSRFKVDKDNNFSNVTILKTVQEDEGIYHCGLTEWIRTNWSGTYLFVKGNTQRTSSYTVVQRPIISDPLRLGDFVTLECSVLSESDNKICSGELNVLWFKAGSHTSHPNIIYTDINKQNKCEKRSDTQKRCIYHFSKNVSSSDAGTYYCAVATCGEILFGNGTKLDSHGDYTWSQSARTVIFLLCALLAICLIVIAVLICTSKKNSGDNCEGNL; encoded by the exons ATGATCATGGTATGGATTACACTGATTTTTCTTCATCGTGGAT ATTCTTTGGTTCCAGTGAAAACAGTTCAACTTGGTGAACCAGTGACCTTAACATGTGCTTTACCCAAAGGGCTGCAGAGTGGAGAAGTCCACTGGTACAAGCAGAATCATGGGGATACCCTAAAGTTAATTATGACATCGTTTAAATCTACACCTCCAGAGTATGGTCCTGCATTTTCTAATTCAAGATTTAAGGTAGATAAAGATAACAATTTCAGCAATGTGACCATTTTGAAGACAGTCCAAGAGGACGAGGGAATCTATCACTGTGGGCTCACAGAGTGGATTAGGACTAACTGGAGTGGCACATATTTGTTTGTAAAAG GAAACACTCAGAGGACATCAAGCTATACTGTTGTTCAGCGGCCAATAATATCAGATCCACTCCGTCTAGGAGACTTTGTGACACTCGAGTGTTCAGTCCTCTCTGAATCTGACAACAAGATATGTTCTGGAGAGCTTAATGTTCTTTGGTTTAAAGCTGGATCACATACATCTCATCCCAACATCATCTACACTgatataaataaacagaataaatgTGAGAAAAGATCTGACACTCAGAAAAGATGCATTTATCACTTCTCTAAGAACGTCAGCTCCTCTGATGCTGGGACTTACTACTGTGCTGTGGCCACATGTGGGGAGAtattatttggaaatggaacTAAACTGGATAGTCATG GAGACTACACATGGTCACAGAGCGCCAGAACAGTTATTTTTCTACTGTGTGCTTTATTGGCGATATGTCTGATTGTTATAGCTGTCCTTATTTGCacatcaaagaaaaacagcggggataACTGTGAAG GAAACCTTTAG